In Deltaproteobacteria bacterium, the genomic window GGGCCATGAAAATTCGTCCGCAAGAGATAGACGCGGCACCAGCGCCATTCATGACGAGCTTGATTTCGCTCATCTTGCGGCCAGTAACTTCACAAGCGTTCAGAAGTGCTGCGCCCGAGATAATCGCAGTCCCGTGCTGATCGTCATGGAAAACAGGAATCTTCATTTCGCGTTTTAGACGTTCTTCGATTTCAAAACACTCAGGGGCTTTGATGTCCTCTAAGTTGATTCCACCGAAAGTAGGTTCGAGGGCTTTGACAGCTGCACAAAATTCGTCGACGGATTTCGTGTCGAGTTCAAGGTCGAACACGTTGATGTTCGCAAACGTTTTAAAGAGGACCCCTTTACCTTCCATAACAGGCTTTCCCGCCAGAGGCCCAATATCGCCAAGACCGAGAACCGCTGTTCCATTGGTAATTACGGCAACGAGATTTCCCTTGGTCGTGTACTCGTAAACTTTTTCCGGATCTTTTGCGATTTCCTTACACGGCGCTGCGACGCCCGGAGAGTAGGCCAATGAAAGAGCGCGATCAGTAGAAACGGGTTTACTTGAAATGACCTCGACTTTCCCTGGGGTCGGCCTTTGGTGATAGTCGAGTGCATCGCGCTCGAGCTGATTTTTTTCGCTCTGGCTAGGGGATTTCGCGGCTGGCTTTTGTTGCGGCTTATCTGATGTCATGGATTAAGCTGTCTTTCGCTAGTTGCTGTTAATCGCTATTTGAAATGCGGCCCTGCGTTGTGCAGGATGTGAATGAACCTGAGCCTAAGAAGCGTCTCTTCTCAAGTCAAATCGAGGCGCAAGCTGACAAATCAATCTGTTGGTTGTCCGAATTATCAAAACAATTGGTGCCACGTGAGATGTTTTCTTTGACAATAATTCTGAAGGAATTTCGAATGTTTATGCTTCCAACGTCGGAAAAGCTCGAAGGAGTCAATTATGTCAAATAAATCAGTTCAACCAAAAGGCCCGCGCGATGTCGTTATCGTGGATGGATTGAGAACTCCATTTGCAAAAGCCGATACTAAATTAAAAACCGTGCACCCGGCAGAACTGGGACGAATTGCCCTGCGTGAACTTTTCGCGCGAACCAACTTTGATCCGAACTTAGTTGATGAAGTCATCATCGGCAATACGGGAAGCCCGTCGGATGCGGTCAACATTGGCCGTGTCGTGGCACTCGGAGCAGGCGTGCCGCAGCGGGTTTCCGCACACACAGTGCACCGAAATTGTGCGTCGGCGATGGAGAGTATCGCAACTGGGTTTGATAAAATTAAAGCTGGAATGGCGGAAGTGGTAGTGTCGGGCGGAACCGAGAGCATGTCACAAATGCCTTTGATCTACTCGAACGAAGTGACCAAGGCGATTGCAGGTTTGGGTGCTGCGCGCTCGCCGGTTCAGCAATTGGGCGCTCTCGCTGGTCTTGTGGGTGCGGATGTGAAGTCGATCATGGGACTGTTGACAACAAGTCCGATGGCGCGGGCACCTTATAAGCCGAGAATAGCAATCGTTGAAGGCCTGACGGATCCATTTGTCGGAAAAAATATGGGAGAAACTGCCGAGCTTCTCGCCAAAGAATGGAATCTGTCGCGTGAAGACCAGGACAAATTTGCTCTTCAGTCGCATCAAAGAGCCGTTGCAGCTATGAAGAATGGTGTGATGGCAGAAGAGATTACTCCCGTATACTTGCCTCCAAACTTTAAAGAAGTGGTTGAGCAAGATATTGGGCCGCGCGATGGCCAGTCGATGGAAGCTTTGGGGAAATTGAAGCCGATTTTTGATCGAAAAAACGGCACAGTAACTGCCGGCAATGCTTGTCCAATCACGGACGGCGCAGCGATGGTCCTTATAATGAGTCGCGAGAAGGCAGAGAAGCTGGGATTAAAGCCGATCGCTCGTGTCTTGTCCTATGCTTTTGCCGGCTTGGAGCCTGAGCGCATGGGACTCGGTCCTGTGTACGCTACGCCAATCGCGCTTCGCCGCGCGGGCCTAGAATTTTCGGATCTCGACTGTATTGAACTAAATGAGGCCTTTGCCGCACAAGTGTTGGCATGTACGGCGGCGATGGAAAGCGACAAATTCGCGAAAGAGAAACTAGATCTGCCAAAAGCTGTCGGAAAAGTTGATTTCACAAAGCTCAACGTCAATGGCGGGGCGATTGCGCTGGGGCACCCGGTCGGCGCTACAGGAACGCGACTTGTATTGACGCTGATGAAGCAGCTCAAACGAAGTGGCAAGGAGTTCGGTTTGGCGACGTTGTGCATTGGTGGCGGTCAGGGCGGAGCAATGATTCTTCAGAGCGAAGCCTAAAAATACGATTGCCGAAAAATACTAAATCAGAGGCGAACTTAAAATGGAAATTTCACGCGAGAAAGATTCTAAGCGACAAGGAACTGACAGCATGAGCATTCAAGAGTCTATTCGTATAGTACCTAAAGATGATGTGGCCCTTATTGAATTTGATTTAGTCGGCGAAAAGGCTAATAAATTTTCGACACCGGTCATGGTTCGTTTCAAAGAAGTTTTGGAAGAGGTCGGACGAGGGCCTTACGCAGCCGCAGTTATTGTTTCTAGGAAACCGTCTATTTTTATAGCTGGCGCGGATATCGATGAAATTCGAGCGATGAAGAAAGTCGATGACTTCAAATCTGCAATTACCAAAGCTCACGATATTTTCGGACTTATTGAACAGATGAAAATCCCGGTGATAGCGGCTGTTAACGGCGCATGCATGGGCGGCGGTTGTGAAATGATACTTGCCTGCGATTACCGTTTCGCGAGCGACGATCCGTCCACTAAAATCGGTCTACCGGAAGTGAAGCTAGGAATTATTCCAGGTTTCGGCGGCTGCGTTAGACTTCCGCGAGTCATCGGTTATCAAGCGGCGCTCGATATCATCGTCAAAGGTGGCGCGGTCGATTCTCGCAAAGCAGAAAAGCTGGGACTTGTCGACCAAGTCATGCACCCGTCGCTTCTAGAAAAACGCGCGATTGAATTCGCTAGACAAATTGCAAATAAAGGAAAGCGTCGCAAACAGTACCAACCGAAAGGTGCGGTGATGGCTGCGATGGAACTCCTGCCGGCCAGATTGTTTGTATTTGGCCAGTGGAAGAAGGGGACGCTCAAAGAAACCTCTGGGCATTACCCAGCACCCGTCAAAGCTATCGAAGTGGTTGAAAAGACCTATGGGATGTCGGACCAAACGGCGGCACTAAAAATCGAAATGGACGGCTTTTGCGAAGTGGCCGTCACTGACGTTTCAAAAAATCTAATCAATGTGTTCTTTTTGATGGAGTCCGTGAAAAAGAAGACGGGTGTTTCTGGCGACGTGAAAGCGCGCCCAGTGAAGTCACTTGGAGTGCTTGGCGCGGGCACCATGGGTGGAGGCATCGCTTACGTCGCTGCTGACAAGGGAATCGACGTCCGCATGAAGGATATCAATTATCCAGCGGTCGCCCTTGGTCTTCGCCATGCCCGTGATCTTTGGGATAAACTTGTAAAGCGCAAAAAAATCGATCGGTACGAATTCAATCGGAAGATGGCGAAGGTCACCGGTGGCTTGGATTTCGCTGGCTTCAAGCAACTCGACGTTGTGGTTGAAGCCATCGTTGAAGACATGGGGATCAAAAAGAAAGTCATCGCTGAAACAGCTGCCAACTGCCGGCCAGATTGTATTATTGCGACGAACACGTCGTCCTTGTCCGTCACAGAAATGGCGAAAGGGCACCCGCATCCAGAAAATTTTGTCGGGATGCACTTTTTCAACCCAGTCCACAAAATGCCTTTGGTGGAAGTCATCCGCGGGGAAAAATCCAGCGATGAAGCAGTAGCCACGATCTTTGAACTCTCGAAAAAAATGGGCAAACTTCCGGTGGTCGTAAAAGACGGTCCTGGATTTTTGGTGAACCGAATTCTAGTACCGTACTTGATCGAAGCGGCGTGGCTTCTTCAAGACGGGATGTCGGTCGAAACAGTGGATCGCCGATACAAACATGAATTCGGTATGCCGATGGGGCCGTTTGCTTTGATGGACGAAATCGGAATTGATGTTTGCATCAAAGTTTCTAAAATCTTTCACGAATCGCTTGGCGAAAGGATTATGATTCCGCCGGTGATGAAGAAGCTTTCAGAAAACAAAGAGCGCCTCGGGAAAAAGAGCGGAAAAGGATTTTATGTTTACGACGAGAAAGGGAAGTCGTTAGGAGTAGACGCGACAGTTTATTCCGAGCTCGGGCTTCAGGCGCCAAGCGATAAGCTCTCGGCCGAGGAAACCGTTCGTCGCGGAATCTTCCCTATGATCAACGAAGCGGCCCTTGCGCTGATTGAAGAGCATGTGGTCGAAACGGCTGATGAAGTCGATCTCGGTATGATCACTGGGACGGGCTTTCCGCCATTCCGCGGAGGACTGCTTCGATATGCAGACTCGGTTGGTGCGAAGATCATTTGCGACGAGCTTGAGGTTCTAGCTGGAAAATACGGCGAGCGCTTCAAGCCATGTACACCACTTAAGAACATGGCGAAGACCGACCGTAAGTTTTATTCTTAATGCTGCAGAAAGGCCCTCGCTAGCTATGGGGGTCTTTAGCTTTTGATTCGTCGGATCTGGTGTCTAGGGTTTGAACAGCTGTCATCTGTGCTTGTCACACTTGAACCGGGCTGTCTCTTTTGATTCTGATCTATGAATAAATGAAGCTTGGCCTCAATGCCCCTCAATGCCGATGGCCCGAGCCTTGCCCTACCTGTATATGCGTCTCCAAATGGAGTCGCGTGAAAGCAGGAGGTCCACAATGAAGACGTGCATAACGACACAAGCGGCGCCTAAGCACAAGGCGGCCTCGCCTAACAGGCCAATGTCGTCCATCAAGAATGTCGTCGCTTTATTGCTGGCAACGCTCAGTCTAGCCGCCTGTAGTAAGGAAGAAGGCTCTACGCCAATCATGGGTCGCAACGGTCAAGCGATCAACATCGCTGCCGCTGCAGGAATCTCATTAAATGGTTGGGTCATTGTCGATGCTTCTCAACAAGATTTGTTTCAAGATGCCGTCACTGGGTTTGTAGAAGCAGCCATGCCGGCCGAGTACTTGGGCTATGTTTCCGGACGCGCCACTGGCGGTACCGGATTTTTCGTCGGCGGAAAAGTAGAACTTCAGACCGGAATTCTCAGTGCAACGGCTAGCAATCCGCAAACAAACGTGCGCTTAGATTCGAAGCTTTTGGTCGGGATCTATGATGAGTTTACGGGACGTCCCGATGCCAGCGGAAAAGTAGTCGAGCCGATTTCGCGCTACCTCACGCAGTCGTCTGGCTACGTTCAAGGGAACCGCGCTATTTTGAAGTTTACAGATTCTTTAGGTTCGATCGAAATCGATGGCACATTCGATTCGAACACTTTCGAGGGAACAGTTACTTACGACAACCTCCGTCGCCACGACGGCCAAGGCGAAGGCGCTGCTGGAAATATAGGATGGATTCAAGTTCCTACCTGTCAGTTCTTCCGCTGTCGATAATCTGATTGGAAAGTCTAACGCATAGTACCCACATTGCTCCGTCGCGGAGCGAAAATTTCGATGTGAAAAGTTTGATTTCGCTGCTGGATGCACCACACAATGGCGGCGTATGCCGCAATCTTCACTCCCTCTGCAACGTTCCCCATTTTCCTTTTCGCGCTCGACTTTGGATTGCGTTGTCGGTGGACGTTCGGCGCTCGATCTTTCGCGCCTTGAAATTTTCACGAAATCAGAAGCAAGAGAGTTCGTTCAAACGTACGGTTACGATCTCGATAACCCGGCCGAGCGAGACGAGCTCTGGGCCACGCATCGACGCGCATTAGCGATGATCCGCGAACAGCTTTTGGATGAGGGCGAGGAAGTCCCCGCTGAGATCTCTGACCCCACGATGCTGGATGATTTGTCGGATCTTTTGCTGTTGGCCAGTAGTCGCGAACCTGGCGCTGCTCATTTGCAAAAGTGGGCTTGTGCACTGTTAAAGGTAATGCACGTGTACGTGCACCTGCGAAACGATTTGTTTTCCGCATTTCGAGACGAAATTCAGCGCCAAATTCTAAAGCCTCTTGAGGCGGCCATTTCGATCGAGGATGGACGGACTTTTATAAACGCGTCCGAGCGGTTTGAGCTCGGTCGTTTTGAAGTGAAGCCATTTAAAACAACGGCATCGTCGGTGATCAAACTTCTTGCGCGTCCCGAGAGAGTGGCGTTGACGCTACTTGATAAGCTAGGCGTCCGATTTGTGACGAAGAACGTTTTTGATTCTTTTCGAATTGTCAGGTTTCTAGTTGAATCTCATATCGTCAGCTATCCGCACATTATTCCTGATCAAAGCTCGAATACTTTATACCCTCTGAATTTGTTCGTCGAAGCAATGGATGAGCTTGAACATTCGCAAGCGAAAGAAGGCTCGATTTCAGACGCGGTTATTGAGGATTGGCTTCTAAAAAGTTTTGAAGACCATGCCGCACGCGCCGAGTTCAAAGAAAAATTGAACCAGTTCTCTGGGCCTGATCATCGATTTATAAAGTTCATCAATCGGAAATTAATCACGGTGAACGTCGGGTCTGAGCAAGCCAAGCGAAGTTTTCGCTTTTTCTATCCATTTGAAATTCAGATTATGGACGAGGCGACCTGGCATAAAAATCTGTCCGGACCGACTGCCCATGATCAATATAAAGAACGCCAAAGAAAGCGCGCGCGCGAACGGGCATTTGGGGTATCCCATGAAGTTCTCTAGCTTACCCATCTATGTCGCGACCGTGCTTCGCGCTTTAATTGGAATAGTTTTGCTCCCTCCTTGGACTGTCTTTGTAAGTGTGACAGTGATTCTCTTAGGTGCCCTCGGGCGAATCGATCAGGTCACGTATTGGATGGCAACGTGGTCGAAGGCCGTGCTTTGGTTTTATGGCGTCGATGTCATTCATGACGGCTTAGAAAAAATCCCGGCCCAAGGTGGTGCGATTTTGCTGTTTAATCACCAAAGCCATTTTGATGTGCCGGCGGTGACGGCGTATTCCGGACGACGACTTCGCTACGGTGCTAAAATTGAACTGTTCCGGATTCCCTTTTTCGGTCCTGCGATTCGCGCTTCTGGTTGTTTGCCAATTGCTCGAGACAATCGAACGGAAGTGCTAAGAATCTACGACGAGGCCGCAGCGCGCTTCAAAGAAGGCGTCGTGTTCGCGTTGGCTCCTGAAGGAACGCGACAAGCAAAGCCAGTGCTTGGAAATTTTAAAAAGGGTCCGTTTATTTTCGCAGTCAAAAGTAAAGTGCCGGTCGTTCCTGTCGTCATTGAAGGTGCAGACAGAGTGCTGCCGAAGGGCGATCTCCTCGTGAATATTGGGCAGTGGAGAAGGACTATTCGCGTTCGCGGCCTTGATCCGCTTTATCCCGCGGTGGTAGGTGAGTCAGAACCTCTGGTAAACAGTGCGGTAACGGATTTGTTAGAGCGTTCGCGAACAGAATTTGAAAAAAGCTATTTGGAGCTTCAAAGGTTAGCTCAAGCGGCGAAACGCGGCGCTAGTTCTGGAGAACCCATTTGACGCCTCGGTCGGCGGTTCGCATTCTGACGGGCCGAGACCTACCGACATCAAGTTGAACTTCGATTACATCGAGTAGGCTGGATTTGTCGTTGATGACGCTGACATTTGAAATTCGAAGCCGCGCAGGCGGCAATCCAGTCTCCGTTTTTACTTTTTCCACGAGTCGGTCCCAACGGATCCATTGTTCAAAACTTTCTCCGTGATCCCGCGACATATAAGGGCCAATTAAAATCAGTCCGCTTTTCGTAATCGCCAAGGGATAATTCTTATCTTCAAATTTCGGAATCTTCGCCCATTCTCGGCCATCGCGACTTTTAAAAATTCCTTTCGCACTTGCGAAACGAAGTCCCGGTACGGCGTCGCTCGCGACCATGTCGAAGATTGCACGATTGAGCAGATCAGAGGTTGTTACCTTCATCGGCGGAACAAATCCCGGTTGGTCGACCCGGTCGTCAGAAATCGGCCACCACAAAAAACCGTGTTCGGGAACTTTCACATAGCCCCAGCGAAGGTACTTTGAATCGATGACTTTTAAGACTTCCGGGCCTTGAAGATGTTTGATGATGTCAGAGTTCGGGTAGGGCGAAGAGCGAAGCTCAAGCCCGGAAACGAGCGTTCTGACCGAACCATCCGCAAGGTCGACCGGGAGCCAGGCATCCCTTCGATCGATCCATGCCGAGCCTGCTTCAGTTTGAAACTCAAGCCAAAGATGTCCGTCTGCATCTTTAGTCTGGATGACAGAAATTTCTTTGAACATAGGAAGACGATCGATCGGTGCAGAGCTTGATTTTGCTTGAAGGCGGACCGGAGTTTCACGAAACACCACGGCTCTTTCGATTTGATTTCCCTGATCGCGGATCAATGCTTCATTGAGAATCCAAGAGTCATGGTTGGGCGTCGAATCGCCAAGTACTCGCCCTCGTGACCAGGAACTTGTTGTCTCTAGGATGATGACCTGAGAATTCTTTGGAATACGTCGCGAACGAAGAGCATCCATCGAAGGAGCTGACCGATCCGGCTCATTACGAACGGTGCGAGCGATCGAGGACATTTTCAGCGAAGTGAGTAGGTGATCTTCCGCCACCCAACCATATTGGCCCGCGTGTTGAACGCGGAACCACCTCTGCATAGCGGCGTCGCGGGAATCGCGAGTGCGCGCCTCTAGCCAGTCCCTCGCGTGGAATCCAGAAGGGTAGCGACTTTCTGGACGCAAATACACTGGTATGCCTGGCTCTTGGCTTGTCGCAACTGCTGCGTGCGCATGGAAACTGGAAGCAGTGAGAACAGCTAAAACAAACGTCGCAACAAACGCTGTGTGTCGCAAGACGCTACGGAGGGTTTGAGTGAATATTTCGAAATTCTGCATTTACGAGATTAGTTTCGCTCGGTAACGTCCGTCTGATGATATTGATGCAGTGGGCCTCCTCCTTATTCTATTCTTTGGTCGGGCTTTTTGTCGGACTTATGGTTGGCTTTTTGCCTATTCAGCCTGCGCACACTGAGGATTTGGCAGAGCGATTTGGAAAGTTTGAATGGTTAAGTCCGTGGATCGAAACTGGTGGGACTTATCTCGAACCGCGTGATGGGCGCTTTCAACTATTTAGCGCAAGCTTTGGTGGCCGCTGGATCGGCGCACTTTCTGAATTGCAAGACAACCGATCGATGGAGGCGCAGGTCGCCTTCGGAACGCGTTCTCTTGTGGCGCGCCCGTTGAGATATTCCGTGGATCTCGCTCAGGCAGATTCTTCGCACCCCGTTTTAACTGATGCGTTCGCGGGCGTACAGGGCGTTTGGGGTCGACTGCGTTTCGGTTTAATCCCTATGAAATTCGGACTTGAAGAGGGTAACGAAAGTGTTCGAACTTGGGTTCGGCCGCTTATCATTCGTCGAGGTCTTATCGGTCTCAGGGATACGGGGCTGCATTATTCTGTTTCCTCGGGCGGCTTCTATTCTGATTGGTTTGTTCATAATGGCGAAGGCGGTGAGGATCTTGACCGCGAGCTATGGATGACAGCGCGTTGGGAATACCGGCTGCGCACGTCACGCGTTCAATGGCGCTGGGGAGCTTCCGGGCAAGTTGGTCGCACGGCCCAAGTGGCAACCCATCCGGCAGGAAGTGTCATCGATGCTAATGTCGAACTGGATGTCGATCAACCAAGCCGGCTGAGGTTCGCGTCGCTTTACATGTCGTCAGATTGGATGATCGGCGAAGGTCAGCGAGGCGACGAAAATGATCGAAGGTTTGGCTTCGAGGCAGAAGCGTTTGGAGGCGAAGTTCTGCAAGATGTCCGGGCTCGTCGGTTACGGTCTGCCCGCGTTGACTTTCACTGGGACCCCGAAGACTTTTGGGGACTATTCTTGCGCGGAGAAGTGTTCGATCCCGATGCTCACGTTTCGGGCGACATGACCCATGAAGCGAGCTTTGGAATTCAACGTTACTTCCTACGTGGTTCGATGAAGCGTTCACTTCGCGGGCTAATGGTGGCGACGAAAGAGGTTATTGAAAATCGAGAACAGGATCGTCATCGGTTTGAGTTTCGCTTAAGGTTTTCTCCGGATCTCATCGATTAAAATCTTGAGTCGCCGAGGTCGACTCCGTTAAAGTTCGGCAGTTACTAACGGCTTCTTTGTCGGTCGACGTTCTGGTCGTTTTTTAGGGAGAACTATATGGGAAATAACATTCAGCTTTTAGGTGTTGTTGGCGCGGGCCAAATGGGAAATGGGATCGCACAGGTCGCGTCGGCTTCAGGAATTCAAGTCGTGATGGTCGACATTTCTGCCGCAGCTGTTGAAAAAGGCGTGGCGACGATTTCCTCCAGCTGTGATCGACTCATCAAAAAAGAAAAAATGTCGGAGGTCGATAAAGGCGCGCTTTTGGGTCGGATCAAGACTGCGACCGATACGTCGGCTTTGAATGCGTGTGACCTGGTTATTGAGGCGGCGACAGAAAATGTCGAGTTAAAATTGAAAATCTTCGCTGACCTCGATTCTAAAGTTAAAAAAGACGCGATTCTTTGCACGAACACGTCATCCATTTCCATTACGAAAATTGCGGCTGCGACAAAAAGACCGGACAAAGTTGCCGGCATGCACTTCATGAATCCCGTTCCGTTGATGACGTTGGTCGAGGGAATTCGCGGGCTGCAAACTTCGGCTGATACATTTAAGGCTGTCGAGGGTTTGGCGAGTAAAATGGGAAAGGTATTCATCGAAGGTCGCGACATACCTGGCTTTATCGTCAATCGCATTTTGATGCCGATGATTAACGAGGCATTCTATGCGCTTTACGAAGGAATTGCTGAGGCTAAGGGAATCGATGAAGCGATGAAGCTTGGAACTAATCAGCCCATGGGACCACTGACTCTCGCTGATTTTATTGGTTTGGATACGTGTCTCGCAATTATGAATGTGCTGCACGACGGTTTGGGCGACACGAAGTACCGTCCCTGTCCATTGTTAGTGAAATACGTCGAGGCGGGTTGGCTAGGTCGAAAAACAGGTCGTGGCGTTTACACGTACTAGCTGGCGTGGCACCGAGTTTCCAGTTGGGACTAGAAGGTGACTATTAAGTTTTTCGAGAAGCAGTGCCGGTTGGCCGCTATGAAAACCGATCCGGTTGGCCGTAGTCCAAATCATATAGCCTATAAATTCTTGCGAGAGGTGCTCACATGACTTTACCTACTTTAAAAAACATCGAGCTTGCCCGAGAAGGAGCTGTCTTAGTCGCGACAATCGCGCGCCCCGAGGCGCTCAACGCATTGAACAACGACAGCGTTGATTCCATTTCTGCCCTTGCCGATTTTGCCGCTGGAGATTCGCTGACGAAGGTTCTCGTCATCACTGGTAAAGGTGAGAAATCTTTTGTAGCTGGTGCAGACATCAAGGGTTTTGAGGGTGTTTCGCCGAAGGGTGCAGAAGAAATCGCGCAACGT contains:
- a CDS encoding 1-acyl-sn-glycerol-3-phosphate acyltransferase; the encoded protein is MKFSSLPIYVATVLRALIGIVLLPPWTVFVSVTVILLGALGRIDQVTYWMATWSKAVLWFYGVDVIHDGLEKIPAQGGAILLFNHQSHFDVPAVTAYSGRRLRYGAKIELFRIPFFGPAIRASGCLPIARDNRTEVLRIYDEAAARFKEGVVFALAPEGTRQAKPVLGNFKKGPFIFAVKSKVPVVPVVIEGADRVLPKGDLLVNIGQWRRTIRVRGLDPLYPAVVGESEPLVNSAVTDLLERSRTEFEKSYLELQRLAQAAKRGASSGEPI
- a CDS encoding 3-hydroxybutyryl-CoA dehydrogenase, which produces MGNNIQLLGVVGAGQMGNGIAQVASASGIQVVMVDISAAAVEKGVATISSSCDRLIKKEKMSEVDKGALLGRIKTATDTSALNACDLVIEAATENVELKLKIFADLDSKVKKDAILCTNTSSISITKIAAATKRPDKVAGMHFMNPVPLMTLVEGIRGLQTSADTFKAVEGLASKMGKVFIEGRDIPGFIVNRILMPMINEAFYALYEGIAEAKGIDEAMKLGTNQPMGPLTLADFIGLDTCLAIMNVLHDGLGDTKYRPCPLLVKYVEAGWLGRKTGRGVYTY
- a CDS encoding TIGR04552 family protein, which gives rise to MPQSSLPLQRSPFSFSRSTLDCVVGGRSALDLSRLEIFTKSEAREFVQTYGYDLDNPAERDELWATHRRALAMIREQLLDEGEEVPAEISDPTMLDDLSDLLLLASSREPGAAHLQKWACALLKVMHVYVHLRNDLFSAFRDEIQRQILKPLEAAISIEDGRTFINASERFELGRFEVKPFKTTASSVIKLLARPERVALTLLDKLGVRFVTKNVFDSFRIVRFLVESHIVSYPHIIPDQSSNTLYPLNLFVEAMDELEHSQAKEGSISDAVIEDWLLKSFEDHAARAEFKEKLNQFSGPDHRFIKFINRKLITVNVGSEQAKRSFRFFYPFEIQIMDEATWHKNLSGPTAHDQYKERQRKRARERAFGVSHEVL
- a CDS encoding enoyl-CoA hydratase/isomerase family protein → MSIQESIRIVPKDDVALIEFDLVGEKANKFSTPVMVRFKEVLEEVGRGPYAAAVIVSRKPSIFIAGADIDEIRAMKKVDDFKSAITKAHDIFGLIEQMKIPVIAAVNGACMGGGCEMILACDYRFASDDPSTKIGLPEVKLGIIPGFGGCVRLPRVIGYQAALDIIVKGGAVDSRKAEKLGLVDQVMHPSLLEKRAIEFARQIANKGKRRKQYQPKGAVMAAMELLPARLFVFGQWKKGTLKETSGHYPAPVKAIEVVEKTYGMSDQTAALKIEMDGFCEVAVTDVSKNLINVFFLMESVKKKTGVSGDVKARPVKSLGVLGAGTMGGGIAYVAADKGIDVRMKDINYPAVALGLRHARDLWDKLVKRKKIDRYEFNRKMAKVTGGLDFAGFKQLDVVVEAIVEDMGIKKKVIAETAANCRPDCIIATNTSSLSVTEMAKGHPHPENFVGMHFFNPVHKMPLVEVIRGEKSSDEAVATIFELSKKMGKLPVVVKDGPGFLVNRILVPYLIEAAWLLQDGMSVETVDRRYKHEFGMPMGPFALMDEIGIDVCIKVSKIFHESLGERIMIPPVMKKLSENKERLGKKSGKGFYVYDEKGKSLGVDATVYSELGLQAPSDKLSAEETVRRGIFPMINEAALALIEEHVVETADEVDLGMITGTGFPPFRGGLLRYADSVGAKIICDELEVLAGKYGERFKPCTPLKNMAKTDRKFYS
- a CDS encoding thiolase family protein encodes the protein MSNKSVQPKGPRDVVIVDGLRTPFAKADTKLKTVHPAELGRIALRELFARTNFDPNLVDEVIIGNTGSPSDAVNIGRVVALGAGVPQRVSAHTVHRNCASAMESIATGFDKIKAGMAEVVVSGGTESMSQMPLIYSNEVTKAIAGLGAARSPVQQLGALAGLVGADVKSIMGLLTTSPMARAPYKPRIAIVEGLTDPFVGKNMGETAELLAKEWNLSREDQDKFALQSHQRAVAAMKNGVMAEEITPVYLPPNFKEVVEQDIGPRDGQSMEALGKLKPIFDRKNGTVTAGNACPITDGAAMVLIMSREKAEKLGLKPIARVLSYAFAGLEPERMGLGPVYATPIALRRAGLEFSDLDCIELNEAFAAQVLACTAAMESDKFAKEKLDLPKAVGKVDFTKLNVNGGAIALGHPVGATGTRLVLTLMKQLKRSGKEFGLATLCIGGGQGGAMILQSEA